The stretch of DNA AATCAGTTTGATGAAATCAGAACAGGGCAACACATGTCTTTCGGGCAATTACTGGCTCATGATTTCATAGAAACGGATATACCATCAGGTATTTTCTATTGATTTGTcttaagaaaataattaaaagtagaTTTATAAGAATTGAATAGAAGCATATATCATACGAAAAAAACAAGGCAAATGATATCAAATACAAGTAAttgattttttgtaataaatattgatttgaatagattttttttaacaaattcgtTAGCAAAAATTGTTGCATGAAAAACGATATATTATACAACCTGATAATTGTCATAAAATGGATATTCTATATGCATAAAGAATATAAATGACAGTTcgttaatatatattgaaaaaagaaaGGGTCCTGTCTGACACAATATAAAAATAGAGTTTtactttaaatatgaaaaaaaggacAATCGAAAAAGTGTCTCTGTACCAAAAAGtaattaatatatatcaaaggtacaaggcttataaATTTAAAACGTATATGATATACTTATAAGACGTATTTTTAATTACCTACGCACCTACagcaaacatttataaaaatgtatcatataaataaagtaatctgcaattttattgaaaaaacaatattgtttccATAGGTTTTGACTGTTGTGATATATCAGATCCAAACTTTGGCAAGTATGACATTTAGCTACTACTTTTAATTTCGAAAGTTTTTGATTTTATAGGACAATGCATGtcaaatgatttatttcatattggTTAGGAATAAGCTTTTATTATTGGATAACAAGGAACCATATGATATGACATTATTTATTCTTGAAATAGTTATTCCATCAGTCAGTAACAGGACAAACGGGCCTGAAAACTGGTCGTCAACGGACTTTTAAACGTTAATGAACACatgggcgtggtttctctgttaagGATGGTGTCAATTTTATATtgaagttgttgaattgtttatcatatgttttcgtttatcataaaaatgtaaaaaaaaaacaactttattttgtattcatCTACTAAATAATTGCACTTAAATGAATGACAATGACTTATAGTTATCACTATGACTTGTCTTCAATCTTTCTTATTGATATTGTTCAATAACTCTAGTTTCCTTTGAAAAACATGAGTTCAATAATCCTTAGTTATAAAAAATGTTAGTTGGAAAGATCATCtctgaacatgttttttttctttattataaattattttttctgtctatgaagaaataacataaaaaatttggtacacactaaataacgcgcgtagcgggttattcaACAGTGTacacacattttttatgttatttcgaatagacagaaaaaaatattacagtcatttcttataatttaattcgaaATTCcatttaaaccgtagaaaaccatgaaaaaacgttgatgacgtcacggtcacatgactaaattatgtctatgggctcataacaaaataacgttggaataatgactgaaatattttatttctttgctCGGCATTTCTGTTTTTACTTTCGTATAGCCCTGATGTATGTTTTCCTCTTGATATTTGTTATGGTGATGAACGATTTCCACCAGGATGTAAAAACTTTATAAGAGCAAAACCTGCAACAGAAGATCAAGATTTACCTTGTAAGTTTTATAAAGTTCCTGAGTTTTCAACTTTCCTTTAAAACACTTCACGAAATGATATTTATAAACGAGTTTCGATCATGTCAACGAATTTACACCAAACGTATCTTATTACTCACAACAGAACCAAAATGCTTGTTACATTGCAAAATATAACCCCGACGAGAACATCACAGTTGAAGTAATACTGTCtagacataatttatttttagaatttaaagGGTTTTGATAGACATACTACTTGTTAAACTATAAGCAACTCTACACGAGGAAAAGTATCAAGGGAATACGGTTATTGTGCTACATTAAATCGTCAATCATTTTCGGCGTTATTAAATTGTTAACTTCTCTCGAATACTTTGCTACACGGGATGACGATCTTGTGTTTTGCATGTCTCTTTTTGTAGGAAAAATGCACATAAACACATACATGACAATCAATATTGTATCAAAGTTCTTTTGATTTGCAGCTTATAGGGAGCAGAAAAATTTACTCTCGTCCTACATTGATGCCTCATTTCTGTATGGAAGCCAAAGGAATTTGACTTTACAGTTAAGAGTACCTGATAGCTGTAAGTAATTAACTCATatgttatttttatgccccacctacgatagaagaggcgcattatattttctggtctgtgcgtccgtctgttggTTCGTCTGTTCattagtctgttcgtccgtccgtctttctgtcccgcttcaggttaaagttgttggtcaaggtagtttttttttatgaagctgAACTCCAATCAATAAAACTTAGTAGACATGtaaaagccaaattagacttttgaccccaatttcacggtccactgaacatagaaaatgaaagtgagagtttcagattaaagtttttggtcaaggtagtttttgatgaagttgaagtccaattaacttgaaatatagtacacatgttccccatggtatgatctttctaatttgaatgccaaattagattttttatccaatttcacggtccatcgAACATGGAAAATGACAGTGCGAGTGGATCCGTTTACTTTGGACACATTATTGTTAAGTTAATGTTTTCttaatgatttaatttttaatgatttgttttgtGGTTTTTCTATCATTCATTATGATTATTAGCCGAGAAATGAACAAACTTTACCTGTACTTACTTCAGGTTTTGCGGCAAAGAGttcatacataaaaaagaaaataatcatagtaactttatttcaaatttaaggaTCATGAACGGCTCCTTTCAAAATTACTTCCGTTCTGGGAAAGAAGGGGAAAAAgatgcaaaagataccaaagcaaatataagtaaattatttgatttagaaGAATACAAATTTACAGCTACAGAAATCAAGTTTCATTGTCAGAACATTAAATCATATAACGGTCACAGTTTAGGCATCGAGTGCTGCTTTCTGACAATTAAACAGTACTAGTCAGGGGCGGAATCAGAAATTATTTAGGAGTGTGTAAccaaaatgaatattcaaaatacgactatttttttttattggtatctAGATCATtaagatgaaaataaacgcaGAAAAACAAACAGGATAATGTTCCCAGCTTAAAATTGCGGCTGTGTCGCGATCGGTTTGAAAAAAGAGCAGAGGTTATATTCATATCACGCTATCTTGTTTATGTCCAAAGCATGCTTTCCGTTTGTCAAAATGTCATcctttatcattatcattatcacaCGAGCAAACTTGTAAACGGGTCAAGGTCTAAATGTGAATCATAATGCATTTGCTTAAGTTCTTATATAGTTTGTTGCATGCAAAGTTCTTTTCAGGAACCGGAACTTACTTTAATTCAACTCTAGTTCTTTTTCGAAACTAATTACCACAAAATTTGGTAATTCCAAAGATGTTGGGATTGCAAAAGTTGTCTCATGTCTTTAGTTGTTGACTTTCGTAATGTATTTCTAGTATTCTGTCGAATATAAAACGATAGATTTACATGCTGGGTCTATTGTGATTCGTTAGTAAATAGCCTTAAGCTAATTTGTTGTTTTTCCTAAAGAATAGGATTAGAAATGTCAAAACCGGTAAAAGAATAGGAATAGAAATGTCAAAACCGGTAAAAGAATAGGATTAGAAATGTCAAAACCGGTAAAAGAATAGGATTAGAATGTCAAAACCGGTAAAAGAATAGGATTAGAAATGTCAAAACCGGTAAAAATGAGTTACACTACATTTTATAACGTTGGTTGGGTAAATTGTGCATATTATTATCAGAATGCATGCAGACTATAATCAGAACGCATGAGAAATCATTAAGAATGTGGTAGAAATAGTAAACGATAAAAGTTCGGAAAAATTTAAGTAAAGTTTAAACATTCAATTTAAAGGTATAGAAGAATAATAATTGAATAACGTTTAGAGAGCGAAAATAATTGTGTCAGAAAGATGATGAGTTTTAGAAGTAATGTAGTTTTAAGAAACATACATCgaaattaaaaagtcaattgttcatgaacaattgaaatgtcttttttcttagttaaaaaagatatggtttctaaggacttttatgttcataacaagtggttgctaaggacaaaaatcattcctaaggataaaaatattacttccagtataaaaaatgtcatatgtactattcatagtatttaaagtttaaaaaaaaagtgattgcTAAGGAAATGTTGTTGttagggacaaaaatgtcattttcagtattaaaaatttcatatttatattattcatagccttctaagttcaaaaaaatatggttgctaaggtgttttatgtcgttgctagggacctTGATCTCTGACCTTGATCTAATTTTAtagatcttattatgctgaacatctttgcaattcaaagtttttttctatCTCTAACTTCTTTTGAGTTATAAGCGAAAAATCATCATTTCGGACCCGAAAAACAGTTTTCGTGCCATAGGTCCATAATAGTTGGTCCAATAATTTTGAACTCacataacaaatgtagatctGGACAAGACACACATTTTCTCCGTAATATTTTATCAGCCATCTTCTACGGTAATTGAGTAAATCcgataacaagctaaggtcaaaatctaggtaatgaccttgacctttgaccttaggtcAGGTTTTTTAGTCACGTaaattgatgatcattggtgaagatcctagatGGCTACatcttacggtttctgagttttagtggccaaccGACATCGTTTAATTTTCgaagggcataaccctaccaatgagtcgttgaatcttttcgatccataTGTAACGAAAAACCagggtctgttcctgaacaaattccaccttttgttttgttttctacttATTATTGTTACggagttagaatgataacaagATTTTCGGTGTTAGGGGAGGTAACCCCTATAAAGGAAATGTAATGGGGTCATGCCCTCACCACAagatacctaatatcattttaacattttttgggaaatgtcgttaaagtttggcggaaagaataataatgataattaaaaaccaattgttcagagaacaattgaaagtctttccacatcaaacaaattttaataagatagtttcttcatactgatgcgataaataatggtttaattatattgatgAGTGATAAAAGGGCGatatatgctacttccggtgaaatgaatgtcacttccggtctcatatgatagcttcttttacactgattccaaaaatatatagtttctatatacttttgtatgttgAATGgtagataattggccacttccggtttgttggaagtcatttttagtcttcagtaatcactTTATGTattaatgacaaaatatatggattctgagtacttttatatgaaaaatttgcaaaaaagGCTATTTCTGGTTTTCTCAAGGTTACTTCCGGTAGtaatttttcaaggtcatatgccACCTAAcctttgtacaaggtcaaatggctttataatgaagttagttgaagttatattcaaataacctcatatcaagaaatttcaggggcactaactcctataaaatgccattaaattgtataagactaaatgtagcatatcttcattacaataaagcagacattttgcacttgttcttttatatgtatctttcaaagtgtctgagaaaatgcaaaaacaagcaaaagtcacaattgagaacttgaccttgacctttgaccttgacctcattttctaagttaggacatagggacctcaaataaaaatatcccagggttatacggttaacggttgaTGAGTTGAAAATACATACGACAAATTTATTGTGTAggggtagataactcctataaaatatcatcgaatcgcttcgatataaattagccaaaaattcctgaggatgtaacaaacaatttgtaaaaggaattttgtcgctatctgtttttgttacgaaggagatgcacacacatgataaacagtgaatagggagataactcttgcaaaggAAATTGTttgccttagcagggtgaaatttaaaagcgctaATCATGTACTGATTCTGTGTCATTGATGGATACCCGATATcccttgtttattttgtttattttgtgacAACTTACCTTGTCTGTCCCTTTTGTATGGTAAAAATAAGTCCCgtaaaagagaggtgaaagatacgtgtacaaaatagatattaacaCTCATAAGaggataataaactgacaacgccatggacaAAACATACAAATACACTTAACAATATACATAACactacacaagaaactaaagagTGAGGAACACGTACCCCAACAAAAACAGGGAGGATCTCAGGTGCTTTGGTAAAATATCTTAATTGAATTGAACATGTAGATTATCATTTTTGGATTAACATTCTCTTCTTTGTTCAGTTTATGTGTGCTTACCTTGCAGTTTTGATGAAGACAGACACAGGAAACCTATTACCAACACAGAACGGAGGAAATTGTTTAAAGTTATCAAAACGGGATAGATGTCCCCTTGCAGGTACCAGTTAAGCTTAATACTGTCAGCGCGCATGTTATGCTATTAAGACGATTTATCATTATACAAGAATTTGTCAGCTTTATTCGTATAACTTATCCTCTTACAATTATCGTCATTGTTGGCCTTACTTTTGGTTTACTTGCTTGAGATAATTTATTAACATTTCATATCTTGTAACGTCAGAAACTGTCACATGAATATTCTGTAAAAAATATTCCAGCAAGCATGTATGATACAATTTATTAACCTTTAGCCCTATTAATCCGTAAACGTGTAACCGTATACTACAAATGTATCATACATTGGTTCGATCAAagatgatgattgattgattactgcTTTAtgttaaatttcaattatttcatgcatgtttcggacaagaatagttatcaaaggtaccaggattataatttagtacgccagacgcgcgtttcgtctacataagactcatcagtgactctcatatcaaaatatttataaagtcaaataagtacgaagttgaagagcattgagggtccaaaattccaaaaagttgtgccaaatacggctatggtaatctattcctgagataagaaaatccttagttttacaaTAAATTCAAAGTTccgttaacaggaaatttataaaaatgaccacataattgatattcatgtcaacaccgaagtgctgactactgggctggtgataccctcggggacgaaacgtccaccagcagtggcatcgacccagtggtgtaaatagttatcaaaggtaccagtattataatttagcacgccagacgcgcgtttcgtctacataagactcatcagtgacgctcatatcaaaatatttataaagccaaacaagtacaaagttgaagagcattgaggatccaaaattccaaaaagttgtgccaaatacggctgaggtaatctcttcctgggataagaaaactgGTGGGTTGGTGGGTAAGGAAGCTTAAATTAGTAGGGACAAGAAATCATAAATTTGATTTTcgaatatttttctctaaaacAATAATTACGATCGAATTTAtggatatataaatcataaactATATGTAACCTTTACAGTTATCGATTGACCTGAAAATGGAAACAATTATATTCAAGATTTTCAAGTAACCAATGACCGACAATTGATTGTCAAGCTTTCTCTGTACTTGTTGATTTGTTACTGCCTTTGAGGCCATAtaatataattcataaaattaaaatttatggtTAAACGGGATGATATTGTATTGGTGCATTTTACCGAGTGAAGATTTGCAgacacacagaaattaacagttataAGCTACCGTAAAGCCGACAACAACGgccaaagcccataccgcataggaATCTATTAAAGGCCCCAAAAtcagaaatataaaacaattcaaatgagaaaaactaACAGCATagataatatacaaaacaaatataaaaaaaaacaaatatgtaacacagcaacaaaatgACAGCCattaaattacaggctcctgacttgcatgGGACAGCCACAATCATGTCTAAGCTTGAATGTTTGTGAGAAATTTCTCAATTCTTTCCGTTTGGGAGTTCCCAAGTGACTGGTTTTGGTCTTTGTCACTTATGTCTTTTTCTCAATAAGATGAATATCAAGAGTTGTCTATCGTATACCATTGtgattttcttttctgttttaagTGTTAAATAAATTGAGACCAAATTGTACTCCTTTCCGTTGAAAAATAGTTCGTGTCGTGATccaatcattttatatatttatttatcgcATTACCGTTAAAACGGAGAAAGTCAATAAAACTGCTAGATACCATTCGTACATATTTTTTTTGAGGTTAATGTAAGTGTTCATGTCTTTTTAAACTTGCCGTAGACGAATTATGGTTTGTGTGGACCTAAGCACTGTCCTATATTTTTTGTCATTCTGATAATAATATGTATGCATTACTTCTAATTAATTCCCCAAAAAGTTGCATTTAATGTGACTTAAACTTTTTTAGGCGATAGACGAAACAATGAAGCACCAAATCTGGGTTTGAATCATTTACTTTTTGTGAGGGAGCATAACCGATTATCTACGAAACTTCACGAGCTAAATCCATGTTGGAGTAATGAAAAGGTTTTCCAAGAAACTCGTCGAATTATCATAGCACAAGTTCAACATATTACATATAATCATTTTCTACCACTTGTTGTCGACCATGATACAATGGGACGATATAATTTGTACTCAAAAACAAATGGTTTTGATCATGTTTATGATGATAGTGTTGATGCATCTATTCTCAACAGTTTTGGAATAGCTCCATGGCGTTATGGACATTCGCAAATAATGGCTGAACAATCCGAATTAAAAGATGACTACAAAACTTTATTCAAACATAAGATAGAAGACAATTTACAAAGTCCTCATTTATGGCAACGTGGTTATGGAAAACATGTTACAAGTCTTTCAAGATGGCTTGCAACAGAACCAGCCCTGAAAATTGACAAGTAAGTATGATCGTACACGTGTAATTGCCAGGGTAGTATACGGTTGAGCAGAAATAAGATAAATAACTATCTTCATAAATAAACTATGAAAGATTGGTATTGTAAGTATAACCACTATATAACTGTTATGGATGTCCTTGCTCGCTGTATAACCGGAGATGTCGTAGTTTGTACACCGTTAATTGTTCAGAACGATTTTGATGTATTATCTAGCATATACCTCCATTTAATTGAATTATgtctgtttaaaagtttttttaacaacttttaaaCATGTCCAATAAAAAAGGAGTGGGGAATTTTTAaacatgccaaaaaaaaaaaataaaactatgacATTTATCACGTTTATTTTTAGCACGGCATACAATTAATAAAGTTCAATTCTCGAGAATGTTTAAAATTTGCAAATAGTATAAACGTCAACAAATACAATGTAATGGAGTCTAAATTATACAAGTGTATATTGTCTTAGTTTATTTTACCTTTGATGGAATCGCCTTTACAGGAACACAATATAATAAGTTATAATCAAGAAATGTATAATAAAATCCTCCAAATAAATGTGCATGCCGATAACCAATTTAATATATAAGAGATGTTAGAAGATGCGGAATAAGTTACAATGACACAATTCTTTCAAACAGTCTCTCAAGGTcacaaattgaaaaaagtaaatgaTCATAGATCAAAGTATGGCCTCTAGTTtacaaaagacaaaataaaaaagaccCAGAAAGAAAGGTTTaacaaatatatgttgtttcagtTTTTTAGTCGAAGGAATACGTGACAAACTTTTCTTCATCACAACACCCCCAGGTTCagatctgtattctttaaatataCAACGAGGACGTGATCAAGGTGTTCCTGCTTACAATGAATGGAGGAAATTCTGTGGACTTAGAAAATACAGAAGTTTTGACGACTTTGAAAAATTTGGCTCAAATCTTGCAGCAGGTTATGAGTAAGCTCACCTTTTCTTAAATTAATCAGTGCTGCTTTTACTTTGCTTTTTAAGTTAGAAGTGAAACTACGGAATTTTACCCGAAATATCATTAAACTTACAGCTATTGTACTCTATCATATATTATACTGATAGTACGCCACAAACTACAAACATGTGTTTGCGGATCTCAACATTTATGATTTAAAGTCCTCATTTTTTACTCCTGTGAAACTTCCGCATTCATATATAACACCATTAATTGATGACCTGAACATGGtcacaaacagttttttttacgAAATATAATAACCAAAGTGTGGAAACATCATTTGTTACTGATTGAtaaaataattatagaataattttcaCCTGGACGCCCATCATCACACTATCGACAAATAGCAAAGAAAATCTGCACAATGGTAGGTGAGTCTATTTAATTTCAATCAACAATGAAGAACTTGATGTTCCTATATAAAACTGGATAACCAAATTCCATAAGTGATTATAAAAACAACGTCATAATGTTGAATCTGCCATATTTTCTATGAAACCTTTTCCCAAATTATAAACATCTATCTTACCAGCATTTGCACATTAGCGGGATTTTTGAACTATTAAGGTTACCTCCGGTTTTTGTAGGGTTCAATATTGcttcaaagaaaaataaatctattttgaaatattgttcctgtatttcatgatttaaaaaaattgtcgCTGGTAACTAGTAAATATGTGTAATTTGATTTCAATTAAGGACACATCAGTAAAAAAAAACGTGCTTGACCACCGTAAAAACTTTAACCATGATTTTTCTTTTTAGGACAGTAGACGATGTTGATTTGTTTATAGGAGGTCTTTTAGAAGAAGGCGAAAATGGTAGTGTTGGACCTACATTTTCATGTATCATTGGCATTCAGTTTCAACGTTTCAAAGTTGGAGATCGGTACTGGTATGAATCAGCTGATCCAGATTTTGCATTCACAAAAGGTATGTTTAATATTTCAGTATTTAATTGAAAAAGAGATGAAATGTATTTCACCGATCAAGGTTATTCTCCTTAACACTTAAAAGGGTAGTTTTTAGTTCTTTAATCTTGATTTTAGTTTTTTCTCAAAATGTCACAAATGTATAAGGAACTCATTTGAGCAATATGTTTTGTAAACACATGTATaacataaatgaaatatatacatacaaaTCTTTAAAAGGCCACCTGATAACTTCtttcattttgaatgtttttaatttttagatcAGCTGAATTCTATAAAATCCGCTTcatttttgaatgtttttaatttttagatcAGCTGAATTCGATAAAATCCGCTTCATCATTGTCCAAAATATACTGCACAAACTTTGGATTGAATGAGATACAAGACGATATTTTCAAGATTCCATGTTCAAAGAAGTAAGTATGTTCATAAATCAACAATGCACAGATAAATCAGACATAAATTTATATGAATGCGATCTTAACATTTAAATCTATGTGCGATATCTGTAAAACAAAGGGTCACGCGTATGAAATTTTTACATTGcgattttgatttttcaaatgataatacgaaaaataaaaaaaaatatgattaaacaaaaatagatatttttaaagttataattaaAACCAATTTAATTTGCTAATTTAAaagcggaataaaataatttcagaCAGCAAGGAAAATAAATAGTGTAGTTTTATAGCTTCCACTGATTTAAagaatgaaaaatttatattgtaaaatttacGATGTCTCTGTAGTGACCAGTGGGTCAGATTTGATTAACTTTACTATTTGATTAATTGTCTAAATTACATAACAACTGTTCAAGTGTAGAAAACCATGTGAGTGGAGTCCATACTTCTAATTGGTCAATGTTCTTTCGGGGTCAGCACAAATTTACGTGCAATGTGTGCACTTCCTTTTATCATTAGCTTTCATCTTGATAACTTGTGATTCTAAAACATTGCGTGAAATTTAAATTTCACACCCGCAGACCTCCCTTTATTTTATCTTTACAAGtaattttgtaaatatgttttttagTTGGGCAGATTTTTCTCTCCACCTTTGTAATTAATTCAATTGATATAATtttagttgatgtaatttcgtattaattatgaACT from Mytilus galloprovincialis chromosome 2, xbMytGall1.hap1.1, whole genome shotgun sequence encodes:
- the LOC143062303 gene encoding salivary peroxidase/catechol oxidase-like, with protein sequence MVSYEDGKSLPRGFPNRLPDPRLVSNVVSDPALGPYNQFDEIRTGQHMSFGQLLAHDFIETDIPSGFDCCDISDPNFGNPDVCFPLDICYGDERFPPGCKNFIRAKPATEDQDLPSYREQKNLLSSYIDASFLYGSQRNLTLQLRVPDSFLMKTDTGNLLPTQNGGNCLKLSKRDRCPLAGDRRNNEAPNLGLNHLLFVREHNRLSTKLHELNPCWSNEKVFQETRRIIIAQVQHITYNHFLPLVVDHDTMGRYNLYSKTNGFDHVYDDSVDASILNSFGIAPWRYGHSQIMAEQSELKDDYKTLFKHKIEDNLQSPHLWQRGYGKHVTSLSRWLATEPALKIDNFLVEGIRDKLFFITTPPGSDLYSLNIQRGRDQGVPAYNEWRKFCGLRKYRSFDDFEKFGSNLAAGYETVDDVDLFIGGLLEEGENGSVGPTFSCIIGIQFQRFKVGDRYWYESADPDFAFTKDQLNSIKSASSLSKIYCTNFGLNEIQDDIFKIPCSKNSLSYCRDLPDLDMYLWKDKTCAWTTHPRGSCNDPIDC